Proteins encoded by one window of Streptomyces sp. LX-29:
- a CDS encoding Lsr2 family protein has product MAQKVQVLLVDDLDGGEADETVTFALDGKTYEIDLNADNADKLRTSLEDFVKNGRRTGGRTAAARGRTRTAATAGAGQDTAKIRAWAKENGYEVNDRGRVPATVREAYEKANG; this is encoded by the coding sequence GTGGCACAGAAGGTTCAGGTCCTTCTTGTCGATGACCTCGACGGTGGCGAGGCCGACGAGACCGTGACGTTCGCTCTCGACGGCAAGACCTACGAGATCGACCTCAACGCCGACAACGCCGACAAGCTGCGTACGTCGCTGGAGGACTTCGTCAAGAACGGCCGTCGCACCGGTGGCCGCACCGCCGCCGCCCGTGGCCGCACCCGGACCGCCGCCACCGCCGGCGCCGGCCAGGACACCGCGAAGATCCGCGCCTGGGCGAAGGAGAACGGTTACGAGGTCAACGACCGTGGCCGTGTTCCCGCGACCGTTCGTGAGGCGTACGAGAAGGCGAACGGCTGA
- a CDS encoding amino-acid N-acetyltransferase, protein MSAQSKVVTVRRARTGDVRAVRRLLDAYVGDGILLDKATVTLYEDIQEFWVAERDTDGEVIGCGALHVMWEDLAEVRTLAVDPAAKGSGVGHAVLDKLLQTARWLGVRRIFCLTFEVDFFSKHGFVEIGETPVDGDVYSELLRSYDEGVAEFLGLERVKPNTLGNSRMLLQL, encoded by the coding sequence ATGTCCGCTCAATCAAAAGTAGTCACCGTCCGCCGGGCCCGGACCGGCGATGTGCGCGCCGTGCGCCGCCTCCTGGACGCGTACGTGGGCGACGGGATCCTCCTCGACAAAGCCACCGTGACTCTTTACGAGGACATCCAGGAGTTCTGGGTCGCGGAGCGGGACACGGATGGCGAGGTCATTGGCTGTGGCGCGCTCCATGTGATGTGGGAAGACCTGGCCGAGGTTCGCACTCTCGCGGTCGATCCCGCCGCGAAGGGGAGCGGTGTAGGCCACGCCGTCCTCGACAAGCTGTTGCAGACGGCGCGCTGGCTCGGGGTGCGGCGCATTTTCTGCCTCACCTTCGAGGTCGACTTCTTCAGCAAGCACGGCTTCGTGGAGATCGGTGAGACGCCGGTCGACGGGGACGTCTACAGCGAGCTGCTCCGTTCCTATGACGAGGGCGTCGCGGAGTTCCTCGGACTCGAACGGGTGAAGCCGAACACCCTTGGCAACAGCCGGATGCTTCTGCAACTGTGA
- a CDS encoding BlaI/MecI/CopY family transcriptional regulator, which produces MPRPLGELEDAVMTRVWNWNRPVTVREVLEDLQQERSIAYTTVMTVMDNLHQKGWLRREAEGRAYRYEAVSTRAAYSAALMNEAWSASDNPAAALVAFFGMMSESQREALRDAMRVVQLDEPGGRPGEERR; this is translated from the coding sequence GTGCCTAGGCCATTGGGTGAACTCGAAGACGCGGTCATGACGCGGGTGTGGAACTGGAACCGTCCGGTCACGGTCCGAGAAGTGCTGGAAGACCTGCAGCAGGAACGCTCCATCGCCTACACCACGGTCATGACGGTAATGGACAACCTCCATCAGAAGGGCTGGCTGCGCAGGGAGGCGGAAGGCCGCGCCTATCGATATGAGGCGGTCTCCACGCGCGCCGCCTACTCGGCCGCACTGATGAACGAGGCGTGGTCCGCCAGTGACAACCCGGCCGCCGCGCTCGTCGCGTTCTTCGGGATGATGTCCGAGTCGCAGCGGGAAGCGCTCCGGGATGCGATGCGGGTGGTGCAACTCGACGAGCCCGGTGGACGCCCCGGTGAAGAGCGACGATGA
- a CDS encoding type III pantothenate kinase, giving the protein MLLTIDVGNTHTTLGLFDGDEIVEHWRISTDARRTADELAVLLHGLMGTHPLLGEELGDGIEGIAICSTVPSVLHELREVTRRYYGDVPSVLVEPGVKTGVPILMDNPKEVGADRIINALAAIELYDGPCVVVDFGTATTFDAVSARGEYVGGVIAPGIEISVEALGVRGAQLRKIELARPRAVIGKNTVEAMQSGILYGFAGQVDGVVRRMARELADDPDEVTVIATGGLAPMVLGEATVIDEHEPWLTLIGLRLVYERNVSRS; this is encoded by the coding sequence ATGCTGCTCACCATCGACGTCGGCAACACCCACACCACCCTCGGGCTGTTCGACGGCGACGAGATCGTCGAGCACTGGCGGATCTCGACCGACGCCCGTCGCACCGCCGATGAACTCGCCGTGCTGCTCCACGGGCTGATGGGTACCCACCCGCTGCTCGGCGAGGAGCTGGGCGACGGTATCGAGGGCATCGCGATCTGCTCCACCGTCCCCTCCGTCCTGCACGAGCTGCGCGAGGTCACCCGCCGCTACTACGGCGACGTGCCCTCCGTCCTCGTGGAGCCGGGGGTGAAGACCGGGGTGCCGATCCTGATGGACAACCCCAAGGAGGTCGGCGCCGACCGGATCATCAACGCGCTGGCCGCGATAGAGCTCTACGACGGCCCCTGCGTGGTGGTCGACTTCGGCACGGCGACGACCTTCGACGCGGTGAGCGCGCGCGGCGAGTACGTGGGCGGCGTGATCGCGCCCGGCATCGAGATCTCCGTCGAGGCGCTGGGGGTGCGCGGGGCGCAGCTCCGCAAGATCGAGCTGGCCCGGCCGCGCGCGGTCATCGGCAAGAACACCGTCGAGGCCATGCAGTCCGGCATCCTCTACGGCTTCGCGGGCCAGGTCGACGGCGTCGTCCGGCGCATGGCGCGGGAGCTCGCCGACGACCCGGACGAGGTGACCGTGATCGCCACCGGCGGACTGGCGCCGATGGTGCTGGGCGAGGCGACGGTGATCGACGAGCACGAGCCGTGGCTGACGCTGATCGGGCTGCGCCTGGTCTACGAGCGCAACGTCTCGCGCTCCTGA
- the nadC gene encoding carboxylating nicotinate-nucleotide diphosphorylase, which produces MPLLSDGDTGGGCGDACACGDADGAYGLDPMECGLDPDLAALLADAGLDPVQVEDIAHMAIEEDLDQGADVTTVATVPEDAFATGDFTAREAGTVAGLRIAEAILSVVCTEEFEVERHVEDGDRVVPGQKLLSVRSRTRDLLTGERSALNLLCRLSGIATATRAWADELAGTAASVRDTRKTTPGLRALEKYAVRCGGGVNHRMSLSDAALVKDNHVVAAGGVAEAFTAVRERFPELPIEVEVDTLDQIPPVLDAGADLILLDNFTPEQTREAVELVAGRAKLESSGRLTLANARTYAETGVDYLAVGALTHSSPILDIGLDLRDDATPRQTAEEHG; this is translated from the coding sequence CTGCCGCTGCTGTCCGACGGCGACACCGGCGGCGGCTGCGGTGACGCGTGCGCCTGCGGCGACGCCGACGGCGCGTACGGGCTGGACCCGATGGAGTGCGGCCTCGACCCCGACCTGGCGGCGCTGCTCGCCGACGCCGGGCTCGACCCGGTCCAGGTCGAGGACATCGCCCACATGGCGATCGAGGAGGACCTGGACCAGGGCGCGGACGTGACGACCGTCGCGACCGTGCCCGAGGACGCCTTCGCCACCGGTGACTTCACCGCGCGGGAGGCCGGTACGGTCGCCGGGCTGCGGATCGCCGAGGCGATCCTGTCCGTGGTGTGCACGGAGGAGTTCGAGGTCGAGCGGCACGTGGAGGACGGCGACCGGGTGGTACCGGGCCAGAAGCTGCTGTCCGTGCGCAGCCGCACCCGCGACCTGCTCACCGGCGAGCGCAGCGCGCTGAACCTGCTGTGCCGGCTGTCGGGCATCGCCACCGCGACCCGCGCGTGGGCCGACGAGCTGGCGGGCACCGCGGCGAGCGTCCGCGACACCCGTAAGACCACGCCGGGGCTGCGGGCGCTGGAGAAGTACGCGGTGCGCTGCGGCGGCGGCGTCAACCACCGGATGTCGCTGTCGGACGCGGCGCTGGTCAAGGACAACCACGTGGTCGCGGCGGGCGGCGTGGCGGAGGCGTTCACGGCGGTGCGCGAGCGCTTCCCCGAGCTGCCGATCGAGGTCGAGGTCGACACCCTCGACCAGATCCCGCCGGTGCTCGACGCGGGCGCCGACCTGATCCTGCTGGACAACTTCACCCCGGAGCAGACCCGGGAGGCGGTGGAGCTGGTGGCCGGGCGCGCCAAGCTGGAGTCCTCGGGCCGGCTCACCCTCGCCAACGCCCGTACGTACGCCGAGACCGGAGTCGACTACCTCGCCGTGGGCGCGCTCACCCACTCCTCGCCGATCCTCGACATCGGCCTGGACCTGCGCGACGACGCGACGCCCCGGCAGACCGCGGAGGAGCACGGCTGA
- a CDS encoding L-aspartate oxidase, protein MHAPAPGWAVDADVVVVGSGVAGLTVALRCAAAGRKVAVVTKARLDDGSTRWAQGGIAAALGDGDTPEQHLDDTLVAGAGLCDEEAVRLLVTEGPDAVRRLIATGARFDTDAESGEILLTREGGHHRNRIAHAGGDATGAEISRALVAAVRDAGIETVENALVLDLIKDAEGRAAGVTLHVMGEGQRDGVGAVHAPAVVLATGGMGQVFSATTNPAVSTGDGVALALRAGAEVSDLEFVQFHPTVLWLGPDAEGQQPLVSEAVRGEGAHLVDADGVRFMQGRHELAELAPRDIVAKGIMQRMQEQGAEHMYLDARHFGAEMWEHRFPTILAACRAHGIDPVTQPIPVAPAAHYASGGVRTDLRGRTTVRGLYACGEVACTGVHGANRLASNSLLEGLVFAERIAADITTESAPWTPPTDGFPVPEEGAGAEHTTPTAGEPTTRPAGAPHPAGASHPAGAPLLASEARYTIQRIMTRGAGVLRSAESLARAAERLNAVHQEATAQLWRDGKTAEPGVETWEATNLLLVARVLVAAARRREETRGCHWREDRPDRDDVAWRRHLLVTLLPDGTLDVRTTDSSDFPRSTAPRAETEPQP, encoded by the coding sequence CTGCACGCCCCCGCGCCCGGCTGGGCCGTCGACGCCGATGTGGTGGTCGTGGGCTCCGGCGTGGCCGGACTGACCGTGGCGCTGCGCTGCGCGGCCGCCGGACGGAAGGTCGCGGTCGTCACCAAGGCCCGCCTCGACGACGGCTCCACCCGCTGGGCGCAGGGCGGCATAGCGGCCGCGCTCGGCGACGGCGACACCCCCGAGCAACACCTCGACGACACGCTGGTGGCCGGCGCCGGGCTGTGCGACGAGGAGGCCGTGCGACTGCTGGTCACCGAGGGCCCCGACGCCGTACGCCGGCTGATCGCCACCGGCGCCCGGTTCGACACCGACGCGGAGAGCGGCGAGATCCTGCTGACCCGCGAGGGCGGCCACCACCGCAACCGCATCGCGCACGCGGGCGGCGACGCCACCGGCGCGGAGATCTCCCGCGCGCTGGTCGCGGCGGTCCGCGACGCCGGCATCGAAACGGTGGAGAACGCGCTCGTCCTGGACCTGATCAAGGACGCGGAGGGCCGGGCGGCGGGCGTCACCCTGCACGTCATGGGCGAGGGCCAGCGGGACGGCGTGGGCGCCGTACACGCCCCCGCGGTGGTGCTGGCCACCGGCGGCATGGGGCAGGTCTTCTCCGCCACCACCAACCCCGCCGTCTCCACCGGCGACGGGGTGGCGCTGGCGCTGCGCGCCGGGGCCGAGGTGAGCGACCTGGAGTTCGTCCAGTTCCACCCGACGGTGCTGTGGCTGGGCCCGGACGCCGAGGGGCAGCAGCCGCTGGTCTCCGAGGCGGTGCGCGGCGAGGGCGCCCACCTCGTGGACGCCGACGGCGTGCGCTTCATGCAGGGCCGGCACGAACTGGCCGAGCTGGCGCCGCGCGACATCGTGGCCAAGGGCATCATGCAGCGGATGCAGGAGCAGGGCGCCGAGCACATGTACCTGGACGCCCGGCACTTCGGCGCCGAGATGTGGGAGCACCGTTTCCCCACCATCCTCGCCGCCTGCCGCGCGCACGGCATCGACCCGGTCACCCAACCCATCCCCGTGGCGCCGGCCGCCCACTACGCCAGCGGCGGGGTCCGCACCGACCTGCGCGGCCGCACCACGGTCCGCGGCCTCTACGCCTGCGGCGAGGTCGCCTGCACCGGCGTCCACGGCGCCAACCGCCTGGCCTCCAACTCGCTGCTGGAGGGCCTGGTCTTCGCCGAGCGCATCGCCGCCGACATCACCACCGAGTCGGCCCCCTGGACGCCTCCCACCGACGGCTTCCCCGTCCCTGAAGAGGGCGCGGGGGCGGAGCACACCACCCCCACGGCGGGAGAGCCGACAACCCGCCCGGCAGGGGCACCGCACCCGGCAGGGGCATCGCACCCCGCGGGGGCCCCGCTCCTCGCCTCCGAGGCCCGCTACACCATCCAGCGCATCATGACGAGAGGCGCCGGAGTCCTCCGCTCCGCGGAGTCCCTCGCCCGTGCCGCGGAGCGGCTGAACGCCGTCCACCAGGAAGCCACGGCGCAGCTGTGGCGAGACGGCAAGACCGCCGAGCCCGGCGTGGAGACCTGGGAGGCCACCAACCTGCTGCTCGTCGCGCGGGTGCTGGTCGCCGCCGCCCGCCGCCGTGAGGAGACGCGCGGCTGCCACTGGCGGGAGGACCGTCCGGACCGCGACGACGTCGCGTGGCGCCGCCACCTGCTCGTGACCCTGCTCCCGGACGGCACGCTCGACGTCCGTACGACAGACTCTTCGGACTTCCCCCGAAGCACCGCCCCCCGAGCCGAGACGGAGCCGCAGCCGTGA
- the panC gene encoding pantoate--beta-alanine ligase, with amino-acid sequence MSPKLWNKARPGEPDVELFTDRTDFDAALAHFAMPGRTAVVMTMGALHEGHASLIRAARARVGAKGLVTVTVFVNPLQFGAGEDLDRYPRTLDADLTVAAAAGADIVFAPSVEEVYPGGEPHVRLTAGPMGERYEGASRPGHFDGMLTVVAKLLHLTRPDVAFFGEKDAQQLALIRRMVRDLNFPVEVVGVPTVREGDGLALSSRNRYLSGPERGTALALSRALFAARDAGLLAARNASGAAAGDDPDFTDFAEGNTEPGAAARVASPRAVRDAAAAVLAEAAAAEPPLTLDYLGLIDPSDFTEAPDDHRGEAVLAVAAKVGTTRLIDNIRLDFGPRPGSGAAPGTTL; translated from the coding sequence ATGAGCCCGAAGCTGTGGAACAAGGCCCGACCGGGAGAGCCCGACGTGGAGCTGTTCACCGACCGTACGGACTTCGACGCGGCCCTCGCGCACTTCGCGATGCCGGGGCGCACCGCCGTCGTGATGACCATGGGCGCGCTGCACGAGGGACACGCCTCCCTGATCCGCGCCGCCCGTGCCCGCGTCGGCGCCAAGGGTCTGGTGACGGTCACCGTCTTCGTCAATCCGCTGCAGTTCGGGGCGGGCGAGGACCTCGACCGCTACCCGCGCACCCTCGACGCCGACCTCACCGTCGCCGCCGCGGCCGGCGCGGACATCGTCTTCGCGCCCTCGGTGGAGGAGGTCTACCCCGGCGGCGAACCGCACGTGCGGCTCACCGCCGGGCCGATGGGGGAGCGCTACGAGGGCGCCTCCCGTCCCGGTCACTTCGACGGGATGCTCACCGTCGTCGCCAAGCTGCTCCACCTCACCCGCCCCGACGTGGCCTTCTTCGGTGAGAAGGACGCCCAGCAGCTGGCCCTGATCCGCCGCATGGTCCGCGACCTCAACTTCCCCGTCGAGGTGGTCGGGGTGCCGACCGTGCGGGAGGGTGACGGGCTGGCGCTCTCCAGCCGCAACCGCTACCTGTCCGGGCCGGAGCGCGGCACCGCCCTGGCGCTGTCCCGAGCCCTGTTCGCCGCCCGCGACGCGGGACTGCTCGCCGCCAGGAACGCGTCCGGCGCCGCGGCCGGCGACGACCCCGACTTCACGGACTTCGCGGAAGGGAACACCGAGCCGGGCGCGGCCGCGCGGGTCGCGTCACCGCGGGCCGTACGGGACGCGGCGGCCGCCGTGCTCGCCGAGGCGGCGGCGGCCGAACCGCCGCTGACCCTGGACTACCTCGGGCTCATCGACCCGTCGGACTTCACCGAGGCACCCGACGACCACCGCGGTGAGGCCGTGCTCGCCGTCGCCGCCAAGGTGGGCACCACCCGCCTGATCGACAACATCCGACTGGACTTCGGACCCCGACCCGGCTCGGGCGCCGCGCCCGGAACGACCCTGTGA
- a CDS encoding DUF2520 domain-containing protein: MNEPQDRPARLTVGVVGAGRVGPALAAALRMAGHRPVAASGVSDASVRRAAALLPEVPLVEPAEVLARAELVLLTVPDDALPGLVSGLAETGAVRPGQLIVHASGRYGTAVLDPARRAGALPLALHPAMTFTGSPVDVQRLAGCPFGVTAPEELRLAAEALVIEMGGEPEWIEEEARPLYHAALTIGANHLVTLVAQSMELLRTAGVEAPGRMLGPLLGAALDNALRSGDAALTGPVARGDAGTVAAHVAELRAHAPQSVAAYLAMARATADRALANGLLKPELAEDLLGVLSDPGVGGAV; the protein is encoded by the coding sequence ATGAACGAGCCGCAGGACCGCCCGGCACGGCTGACCGTCGGCGTGGTCGGCGCGGGCCGCGTCGGCCCGGCGTTGGCGGCCGCGCTGCGGATGGCCGGACACCGGCCGGTGGCGGCCTCGGGCGTCTCGGACGCCTCGGTCCGTAGGGCGGCCGCGTTGCTGCCCGAGGTGCCGCTGGTGGAGCCGGCAGAGGTGCTGGCGCGGGCGGAGCTGGTGCTCCTCACGGTCCCCGACGACGCGCTGCCGGGGCTGGTCTCGGGGCTCGCCGAGACCGGGGCGGTACGCCCGGGACAGCTGATCGTGCACGCCTCGGGCCGGTACGGCACGGCCGTGCTGGACCCCGCGCGGCGCGCGGGCGCCCTGCCGTTGGCGCTGCACCCCGCGATGACGTTCACCGGCTCCCCGGTGGACGTGCAGCGGCTGGCGGGCTGCCCCTTCGGGGTGACCGCGCCGGAGGAGCTGCGGCTCGCCGCGGAGGCGCTGGTCATCGAGATGGGTGGCGAGCCGGAGTGGATCGAGGAGGAGGCGCGCCCGCTCTACCACGCGGCGCTTACCATCGGCGCCAACCACCTGGTCACCCTGGTCGCCCAGTCGATGGAGCTGCTGCGTACCGCCGGAGTCGAGGCCCCCGGCCGCATGCTCGGCCCGCTGCTGGGCGCCGCTCTCGACAACGCGCTGCGCAGCGGCGACGCGGCGCTGACCGGACCGGTCGCCCGCGGTGACGCGGGCACGGTGGCCGCGCACGTCGCCGAGCTGCGCGCGCACGCGCCGCAGAGCGTGGCGGCGTACCTGGCGATGGCCCGGGCCACCGCGGACCGGGCGCTCGCCAATGGACTGCTGAAGCCGGAGTTGGCGGAGGACCTCCTGGGCGTCCTCTCGGACCCTGGAGTGGGAGGGGCGGTATGA
- a CDS encoding DUF5937 family protein, with product MANVIEIAGLPPERIVFSPSPLAELGAALHALAEPGHHPGLHAWVTATTACLKPELADRLHEADFLWRSTRSDLLLPATPGATLAEDLDALDRIEDEAFVAAAFEISCSASYTRCTPSPLVDAEQRARTREQAAARGPRQAAFVDRMLEDPEGLRVWLRRLFEDCEQAFFGDTWQRVRVQLAADARHKAELLRHKGLAGALAATSAALSLDEENGRILVDKLAAGHTTASGEGITFIPTAFGWPHLLVVHAPGWRPVVQYPVASPELPAPAAARLVQARLEALAHPMRMRLCRSMARGAHTTGELAEAYGISAPEVSRHVAVLKKAGLVRARRRGRYVLHELDLSVVTRLGSDFLESVLR from the coding sequence ATGGCCAACGTCATAGAGATCGCCGGGCTGCCTCCGGAGCGGATCGTGTTCAGCCCCTCGCCGCTCGCCGAGCTGGGCGCAGCGCTGCATGCGTTGGCGGAGCCGGGGCACCATCCGGGGCTGCACGCGTGGGTCACGGCGACGACGGCGTGTCTGAAGCCGGAGCTGGCCGACCGGCTGCACGAGGCGGACTTCCTGTGGCGGTCCACGCGTTCGGATCTGCTGCTGCCCGCGACGCCGGGCGCCACGCTCGCGGAGGACCTGGACGCTTTGGACCGGATCGAGGACGAGGCGTTCGTGGCCGCGGCGTTCGAGATCAGCTGTTCGGCGTCGTACACCCGCTGCACGCCGTCGCCGCTGGTGGACGCCGAACAGCGGGCCCGTACCCGGGAGCAGGCCGCGGCGCGCGGGCCGCGGCAGGCGGCGTTCGTGGACCGGATGCTGGAGGACCCGGAGGGGCTGCGGGTATGGCTGCGGCGCCTGTTCGAGGACTGTGAGCAGGCGTTCTTCGGGGACACCTGGCAGCGGGTGCGGGTACAGCTGGCGGCCGACGCCCGACACAAGGCGGAGCTGTTGCGGCACAAGGGGCTGGCGGGGGCACTGGCCGCGACCTCGGCGGCGCTGAGCCTGGACGAGGAGAACGGCCGCATCCTGGTCGACAAGCTCGCGGCGGGGCACACCACGGCCTCCGGCGAGGGCATCACCTTCATCCCGACGGCCTTCGGCTGGCCCCATCTGCTGGTGGTGCACGCCCCCGGCTGGCGCCCCGTGGTGCAGTACCCGGTGGCCTCGCCGGAACTGCCCGCGCCGGCCGCGGCACGGCTGGTGCAGGCGCGGCTGGAGGCGCTCGCGCACCCGATGCGGATGCGGCTGTGCCGTTCGATGGCACGCGGCGCGCACACCACGGGCGAGCTCGCGGAGGCGTACGGGATCAGCGCGCCGGAGGTGTCGCGCCATGTCGCGGTGCTGAAGAAGGCGGGGCTGGTGCGGGCCCGGCGGCGCGGCCGGTATGTGCTGCACGAGCTGGACCTGTCGGTGGTGACGCGGCTGGGCAGCGACTTCCTGGAGAGCGTGCTGCGCTGA
- a CDS encoding response regulator transcription factor codes for MAIRVMLVDDQVLLRTGFRMVLAAQPDMEVVAEAGDGAEAIEVLRGSAVDVILMDIRMPRLDGVEATRRICAAEGAPKVLILTTFDLDEYAFSALKAGASGFMLKDVPPGELLAAIRAVHSGDAVVAPSTTRRLLDRFAPMLPSTGGSAGVGGGGNAGGTQLERLTAREREVMLLVAQGLSNGEIATRLVLSEATVKTHVGRILTKLELRDRVQVVVLAYETGLVRAGGGGLPG; via the coding sequence ATGGCGATCCGTGTGATGCTCGTCGACGACCAGGTGCTTCTCCGTACCGGTTTCCGCATGGTGCTGGCCGCCCAGCCCGATATGGAGGTCGTCGCCGAGGCGGGGGACGGCGCGGAGGCCATCGAGGTGCTGCGCGGCTCCGCCGTCGACGTGATCCTCATGGACATCCGCATGCCGCGGCTGGACGGGGTGGAGGCCACCCGCCGCATCTGCGCGGCCGAGGGCGCGCCGAAGGTGCTGATCCTCACCACCTTCGACCTCGACGAGTACGCGTTCTCCGCGCTCAAGGCGGGGGCCAGCGGCTTCATGCTCAAGGACGTGCCGCCGGGCGAGCTGCTGGCCGCGATCCGCGCGGTGCACAGCGGCGACGCGGTCGTGGCGCCCAGCACCACCCGGCGGCTGCTGGACCGCTTCGCGCCGATGCTGCCCAGCACCGGCGGCTCCGCCGGCGTCGGCGGCGGGGGGAACGCGGGCGGGACGCAGCTGGAGCGGCTGACCGCGCGGGAGCGCGAGGTGATGCTGCTGGTCGCCCAGGGACTGTCGAACGGTGAGATCGCCACCCGGCTGGTGCTCTCCGAGGCCACCGTGAAGACCCATGTGGGCCGCATCCTCACCAAGCTGGAGCTGCGCGACCGGGTGCAGGTGGTGGTGCTCGCCTACGAGACCGGACTGGTCCGGGCCGGGGGCGGCGGCCTCCCCGGCTAG
- a CDS encoding sensor histidine kinase, whose product MQRLYDFLRRHPTRVDSFWALLLLGLAALWVAQADISSSARIAAVPISMALSTAIALRRRAPEKMLVLVTACGLAQLACDVPSNPADFAMLVIIYTVAADGARWASRFALGAGLIAPAISGLRWPEERYSAWQTTVVLVFITIPFVLAWVLGDSIRTRRAYYAQLEERATRLEREREERSKMAVQAERARIARELHDVVAHNVSVMVVQADGAAYVLDNAPDQAKQALETISGTGRQALAEMRRLLGVLRTGEPDDSNDYVPQPDVQQIDDLIEQVRGAGLPVDFKVEGSPRPLPSGVELTAYRIVQEALTNTRKHGGPDVGASVRITYFDDGLGLLVEDDGRGARREMYEEGGADGQGHGLIGMRERVGMVGGTLDAGPRPGGGFRISVLLPLKPAR is encoded by the coding sequence GTGCAGCGCCTCTATGACTTCCTCCGCAGGCACCCGACCAGGGTGGACAGCTTCTGGGCTCTCCTCCTGCTCGGGCTGGCCGCGCTGTGGGTGGCCCAAGCCGACATCAGCTCGTCGGCCCGGATCGCGGCCGTGCCGATCTCGATGGCGCTGTCCACCGCCATAGCCCTGCGCCGCCGAGCCCCCGAGAAGATGCTGGTGCTGGTCACCGCCTGCGGGCTGGCTCAGCTGGCGTGCGACGTGCCGAGCAACCCGGCCGACTTCGCCATGCTGGTGATCATCTACACCGTCGCGGCCGACGGCGCCCGCTGGGCCTCCCGCTTCGCCCTCGGCGCCGGACTGATCGCCCCCGCCATCTCGGGCCTGCGCTGGCCGGAGGAGAGGTACAGCGCCTGGCAGACGACCGTCGTCCTGGTCTTCATCACCATCCCCTTCGTGCTCGCCTGGGTGCTCGGCGACTCCATCCGCACCCGCCGCGCCTACTACGCCCAGCTGGAGGAGCGCGCCACCCGGCTGGAGAGGGAGCGCGAGGAGCGCTCGAAGATGGCCGTCCAGGCCGAGCGGGCCCGGATAGCCCGCGAGCTGCACGACGTGGTCGCGCACAACGTGTCGGTGATGGTGGTCCAGGCCGACGGCGCCGCCTATGTCCTCGACAACGCCCCCGACCAGGCCAAGCAGGCCCTGGAGACGATCTCCGGTACCGGCCGGCAGGCGCTCGCCGAGATGCGCCGGCTGCTGGGGGTGCTGCGCACCGGCGAGCCGGACGACAGCAACGACTACGTCCCGCAGCCCGATGTCCAGCAGATCGACGACCTCATCGAGCAGGTGCGCGGCGCCGGACTGCCGGTCGACTTCAAGGTCGAGGGCAGTCCGCGCCCGCTGCCCAGCGGCGTGGAGCTGACCGCCTACCGCATCGTGCAGGAGGCGCTCACCAACACCCGCAAGCACGGCGGCCCGGACGTCGGCGCCAGCGTCCGCATCACGTACTTCGACGACGGCCTGGGGCTGCTGGTCGAGGACGACGGCCGGGGCGCGCGGCGCGAGATGTACGAGGAGGGCGGCGCCGACGGCCAGGGGCACGGGCTGATCGGTATGCGGGAGCGGGTCGGCATGGTCGGCGGAACGCTGGACGCGGGGCCGCGCCCTGGTGGAGGCTTCCGCATCAGCGTGCTGCTGCCGCTCAAGCCGGCCCGCTGA